The candidate division KSB1 bacterium genome contains the following window.
ACTTATTGCCAAATTTGCAAGCGCTTTTTCGATAAATTTGCGTCAAGATATCGATTCATTAAAGCAGCATATCGAAGTTTGAAATGTTACCTAAGTTTTTGGGTTGCGCTGGTCTTTCAATGATTGAATAACAAAGTACTGCGTGATCCGGCACAACGCATTCTACCCAGCATCGAAGCTTTGGCCGTAAAACATGGAATTAGCGAAGCCTGTATCAATCTGCATCCCCAGAAATCGCAACAACTCATTTATGAATAAGTTCAACGCGGATTGGACCCATTGCCAAATTTAAGCTGCTACAATACCAGACGTCGTTTGCAGTGGAAATAAATTTCAAAAAAAAGAAGTGGCTAATGGGGCGGCCTGGTATCCTGGCGCTTCGAGAAAAGGCGATTTCACGGTGGAGCTAACCTGCAACGATTTTTTTGATTGTATGCACCATTTCTAATGGGCTACCTGATGCGAGTGTCGGTAAAATGACAAATGGCGCTGAAAGATTTATAATGATTAAACAAATTTTTTTGATCTTAGCTGATATGGTTTTAATTTAATAAACCAATCTGAAGAACTAAAAATGAATTCAATGGAAACTTTCCTTGTTTTGCTGATCGGACTGGTGGCTGGCTGGACGGATTCTCAAAGGCAAAGGATTTGCCTAGCAGGCAATCTGATCGTCGGTGTGATTGGTGCGTTGTTGGGAGGATTTCTCTCTAGCTTATTGGATTTGAAAGTGGTCGGTATTTGGGAGGCTCTGACCGCCGCACTGATCGGCGGCATCGTCCTCATCTGGCTGAACGGCCTCATCAAATTAAAATAGGCCAATTGCTGATTTCTTCAATCAAATGGTCAGCGTTGACAAATTAGCATCACTAGGCAGAGGACTTTCCCCCTGCTAATTTCTTGCCGTAGCAGCAAATCGTCCGAGGAGATTTAGCAAAAGATCGGGCAAATTTGCTCCGTCGCTTCCGCCGCGCGGCGTGACAGCTTATTGAGTGAGCCTGAACAACAACAGTCTGTAGCGCAGCCTCAAATCCTGCGCTACAGACTGCGGAGAGTTATCGCACATGGGAGCAACAATTCACTTCTGTCGAACACCGGCTATTTTATAAAAGTCATTTTTCGCTGTTGTTCAAACTGACCAGCTTTGAGTACACAGATATAGTTGCCAGATACGACCTTTTGCCCGTGATGATCCGTGCCATCCCAAGACAGGCGATAAGCACCAGCGGTTGAGAAACCATCAATGAGCGTCTTCACGATCTTACCCTGCAAATCGTAAATTTTAAGGCTCACATGGCCCGATTCCCTAATGGAAAAAGCGATCGTGGTCGTGGGATTGAACGGATTGGGATAATTTTGTTCTAACAAATAGCCAGATGGATGCGCGGTAAGAGTTACGATAATTGGGCCGTGAAATTTAATAGTGCCGGAAAAATCAACATCCGCTAATTTATAATAATAGGTCTCGCCCATCATCACGTCGCGGTCAACAAATGAATAATGATGTACCTGACTCGAATTGCCTGCACCAGGGATGAGCGTCCGAGTGATTTGTTGATAGTCTCTATCTTTCGATCGGCTGCGATAGAGCTGGAACCCGTAATTTTCGGTCTCGGACTGAGTGGTCCATTTCAACGTGACCAATCCCGCCCCGATTTCAGCAGTGAAAGAGGAAAGCTCAACCGGCGTGCCATCTTCGAGATAAAGCTGCTGGACTTCAGCCTCAGATAGAACGCGACGATAAAGCCTAACTTCATCAATAATGCCTTGATAACTACTCCCGCTGGTCTCTGGTCTAATTCTCCCCATCGTGAATTCACAATTGTGCGGGTCGATATTTCCTGAGGTGGCTACGCTGTTGACCAATTCACCATTAACATATAATTTGCAGAGGCCCGGGTATTGCCACGTGGCGACTATATGATACCAGGTATTTGTATTAACAGGATTGCCCTCAACATTCACCACATTAAAACCTCCAATGCTTGCTGAAATTGCACCGTTGTTATAAAGGTTAAGATTTAAGCCATATTCATAGGTATCGGGATAATCGCTTTTCATCAGAATATGAGAACCACCAGGCGGGATGGTTGGAAAACTAACCCAGGCGCAAATGGTCAAAGAATCTCTTAAATTCATGCTGCTGCTGCTCGGTACGAGAATATAATCATCGATGCCATCAAATTCATAAGCGCTTTGCGGCCTACCCAGACGATCGCTGGTCAGCATTGCGCCATATACTGTGCCATCGTTCCCATTACCACTTTCATCATTGGCATTCCCATTGAATGGATAATAGGCCACTAATCCATCTGAATTTTCCTCATACCAAAGTTCAAGGTCGTCGAAATAGTAGAGATTACCGTCATGCTCAGAGAACAGATAAAATGCATTATAATAATCACCGTAAATGTTGGTCGCCTGCAGCCGAGTGATTTTCTGGATGTCGTTGATCCAGACATCAATGCATTTGGTAATGTGATCGTACCTAACTTTTATTTTGTACCATTGATTGGGTGTAAAATCGTCGATCTCAACATTCAAATCATAACCCACCTGGCAATAAATTTTGCCAAAGTCAAAATAAACGGTACCATAATTGCCCGTCGTTGGGATGTTGGTATTGATCAATCCCAGACCGCCGTCATTTCCGGTAGGTAGAACCCACGCTTGCCAGTAGATAACGTGCCGCTGTACAGTCACGGATTTTTCCATTTGCGCTGTCCAACCCGGCGCACCTTTCATCTGCATGCTTTGTGATCCAGAATGCGAGTGTGAATTGACGACCACCTGATAGGAATTGCCCGCGCCATTATAGCGCAAATACCATCCGCCCGATGACGGAAATGTGCCTGCTGTGTATGAATCAAAATTATCAGCGAATACAGTGCTATGAGCATTCTGGGCCTGAACAGTCGTTAACAGGCAAATAGACATAGCGATTGAAAAAATGATTAGCTTTTTCATTGTAGCTTCCCCCGATGATGAATTTTCCATGATTGTTTGTAGAGTTGATTGACAAATGTTTTGCCTCAGCAAAGCAAAAGATTCACGTATCCACTTTCGAATGAGCCGATTTTGATAGCTATCCCGCATGGATGGCATTTTGGATATTCGTCATTTTCAAAATGAGGAAATGCGAACCAGGTTCTCTAACTGCCAGTGCCTTGGACATCGACAATTTTGATCATCGCCATTGCATCACCCCCCGCGAGAATTTTCTCATTTAATCTTTTATGCTTTTTTAGTAGTTGATTACTGCTGTTTGAACACTATCCGGATAGACTTTCATTTGAATCGTCAGTTTTTGACCATCGCCGTCATAATCGTCCTTGCCTATGGCTTGAATTATCACCAGATGATCATTGGCAGAAATTATCTGGAAATGGCCATTTTCGTTATCGGCAGCAATCCCCAGTTTTTTTAGGCCATCTGCCTCTTTCGTCAAATCCGAGAAAGGATATGGCGTTCCGCCCAAAAACTTTAGCGTGTGATAATAAGCCTGAGCTTTGGCCGCAATGGATAATAAATCCAGTGTCAATGCGTGTTGGCTGGCTTCTTGATGGGCGCTATTGAATTTTTCAATTCCCACGAGAATCGCTGCGCCCACCGCCAGTAATCCCAGCGTGTATAACAACGCCTGTTATTGACCCATTTTGTTCCTGCCTATGAATATGCAAACGCTATAGTGACTGTCACTATTTCTATTAACAAAATCGATGCCAAAAAAATCGATCCCGACAATGGGCTGCTCATTTGCAAAAAAGACAATTACCTATGCTTTGCAAGAAAAAACAAACGGCATGTCCAACGCATGATCAATGTTTTGATTTGTCAACCTGAAAATAGCCGAATGTTGCGGATTTGAGGCGTCTGCCGATCGGATGATGAATTGATGGAAAATAAGGGCGAACTGGTTGGAAAATCATGGAGGATGAGAAATGGCATTCGAGGTTTAGCTAAGAAAATGGTTACTTCTGGAAAAGAGCATCTTGATCGCAAGACAACCAAATTTTTTAAATGAGGCAAATTAGCTAGCGAATGGAATGTGATCGATGAAGCTGACAATCGCCTGACCGATAGCGGAAGTGGCGCTCTGGCTTCTGATTGATTCTGGTGGGCTTGGGATGGGGAAATAGCGTGCGGCATGTAAAATTATTGCTTTTCGATGCCATACTGTTTCATTTTTTTCCACAACTGGGTGCGCTCAATGCCCATGGCGTTAGCGGTTTCCAGAATTTTCCAATTATTGCTGATCAGCATGTTAAGAATAAATTCGCGCTCAAATTGTTCACGTGCCGCATGAAGGGTCAAGCCCTTAGAGTCTGATGGCTTAGCAGCATTCTTCTTCAATGCTTGCCACGCTTCTCGCGTGCTAATGGTGTCGTCATCCGAGAGGACAATCATCCGCTCTACGGTATTGCGTAACTCGCGAATATTGCCCGGCCAATCGTGGTCCAGAAAAATTTTCATCACGCCCCGCTCCAGCTTTTTGGCAGGCAAATGTTTTTCCTCGCTGCAGCGCTTCATGAAAAAATCGACCAACAGCGGGATATCTTCCCGGCGTTCGCGCAATGGGGGCACTTCAATAGTGATGACATTCAACCGATAGTACAGATCCTCACGAAAGCTGCCCTCAGCTATTTTTTCAGTGATATTTTTATTGGTTGCCGCAATCACTTGAATGTCGATCGGGATCGGACGTTCCCCGCCCACACGATCGATAGCGCCATCTTCCAGCACACGCAAGATTTTCGCTTGCAACTGCGCACTGGCATCGCCAATTTCGTCCAGCAGTATGGTGCCCCGGTCGGCCTGCTCGAATTTGCCCCGGTGCGAGGTGTATGCGGTGGTGAAAGCTCCCTTTTGATGCCCAAACAATTCGCTTTCGATCAAATTTTCCGGAATTGCTGCACAGTTGACCGTGACGAACGGTTCTGAGCGCCGCGGACCATTGTGATGAATAGCCCGGGCGATCAGTTCTTTGCCGGTGCCATTTTCACCCATAATGAGCACCTTACTCTGACTCATAGCCGCTCGGTCAATCAGATGATAAATGCGCTGCATAGCCGGCCCGGTGCCAACCATCTGATATCGTTCCTGAGCCTCCTGGACCAGTCGATTGCGCTGTCGGATCAGCGTCAATTTTTCGACTGCATTGCGTACAGTGAGTAACGTGCGTTGCATTTCCAGGGGCTTCTCCAGGAAATCATAAGCGCCCAGCTTCGTGGCTTCCACCGCCAATTGGATGGTACCTTTGCCGCTGATAATGACCACGCCGATCTCAGGAAAATCGGCGGCCACGCGACGCAGAACCTCCATGCCATTGACTCGCGGCATATCCAGATCCAGCAGCATCAGATCAATCGATCGCTGCCCCAGATAATCCAGCGCAATCTTCCCGTCATACGCTTCTTCAATTTCATAGCCATGTTGATGAAGTATCTCGCGCAGACCTTCTCGCACATAACGATCATCATCAACAATAAGAATGGTGGCACCATGAGCAGACATAATCATCCTCGCTTGAATTTTATGGCCGATCTCTTTGCAAAATTGAATTGCAATCTTTGTTCCAGGTGGCATCAATAGACCGGAAGATAGAGAGAAAAGGCTGTGCCGGCGCCAGGCTCACTGGCAACCTCGATATAACCTTGATGATCGTCGATGGTTTTTTTGACATAGGCCAAGCCGAGACCGTTGCCGCCTTCGGTGCGAGTAAAATTGGGCTCGAAAAGATGACCCAATTCCGCTTCGGGAATGCCAATGCCGGTATCCAGCACCTCAATCAGGGCGTAATCTCGTGGGAAGCTACCGTTTCCTGGCAGGATCAATTTCTCTACAAATTGTGTGGTAACGCTAATTTTACCGCCATCGGGCAGAGCATTGACGGCGTTTGCGACCAGATTTTCGATTACCGATTGCATGGCTTCCTGATCGATTTTGATGCTGGGCAAATTGGCACTGGCTTTGAAATCGATTTGAATGTCCGGTGGCAGTCCCGCGCGAATTCCATTCACCATCTCCAGCAAAAATTCATTGAGATTGGTGTTCGCTGGATTCAGGCGATCGACATTGACAAATTTCATAAAATTCTTTGAAATGCGGCGCAGTGACTCAATGCGCTCGATGATTCTTTTGATCCCCGATTCAAATTTTTCCGCTACAGGCGGGGCTAAGTCCTGCTGATACATTTGCAGATGCTCCAGGGTGAGGCGGATGCTGGTCAATGGATTTTTAATGTCGTGAGCAGTTTTTTGGGCCATCTGGCACCAGAGCTTCGCCTGCCAGATTTCCTCGTTTCGAGATTGATCCAGGAAAATGGCCAGCCACCAGGATTTTTGCCTTCCCTTCATGGGCACTGGCTCAACAATGATTAGAAATTTGGCGGGTTTCTGGTTGCTGGTGATGTTCACGATTTTTTCATCGCGTCGCAGGGGACGGCTGGGCGTTTGCTCCAGGAAAGCGACCACATCAGGGAAGCGCTCGAAAATGTCGCTGATCCGCCGATGCCGACCATGAACTGTTGGAACTGCCAGCCATTGCTGCAATGTGCTGTTCATTTGATGGATGCGCAGGTGATGATCAAAGAGCACTATCCCGCGCGGATCGCTTTCGACCACCAGGGACTGAATACCATTGAACAATTGACAGCGCAGGTAGAGTTGGTTCGCGAGGACGGCTAAGAAAATTAGCAGGCCCGTCGTTATTATGGGCCACATCCACGAAGAGTATCGGATAAAGAGATAAAAGCGATTAGGAACCAAATCTCCCAATTCAAAGCCATTCTTTCCCTGCAGCACAAGCTGGGGGGGCAGGTTATCGCCACGGCGCACCACGCCAATGCACCTGGCTTCTGGAAATGTTGCTCGGATGCGCATCTGCTGATTCAATAGAAAATCGCCGCCAACGCTCGATACCACGATGTTATCAATTCCGTCAGGAGGGCTGTTGGATAGATTTTTAATTTCATGAATATGTACCGGAAATCGATGAAAGCTGATCTCTTCAAATCGATTATTTAGCACGATGATTTCCCGCTGGGAGCCCAACGCAATGATCTCCGGAAATTGGTCACGATTCAGATTCGCGGTGATCACGCTGAATAATGAGCGGTTATAGGACCACTTCTTTTTCTCTTCAAATGTCACTGGATTCAATTCGACAATTTTCGATTCCGTAATCCGCTCAGAGTTGCACTCGGTCCAGGCCAGTAGTTCCTTTTTACCATCGCCATTCATATCAGTGTAGCTTAACCAATAATTGGAAAATCGGCTGCTCACCAATTGATGTCGAATGATTTGCGGTGTTGGGGTTAGCTCATACGTAATCAGGTAACTGTGTTGGTCATCAAAGCCGCCAGCAACGGCACCGTTATCGGGAGCTGTACCAAAGCAAATGATTTCCAGCTCACCATTGCCATCAAAATCATCCAGAAAATTGTCGCGCGGGGGGGATCCAACAATCTTACAGCCAATTCGTTTGCCGTCTTGAAGCGAATGCACCAGAATCCCGCGTGGCAATCGGGCGTAGCCGGTCGTAATCACCGTGATCAGTTCTTTTTCCCCATTTTGGTCAAGATCGCGAACATAAAATCCTCGAACGAACGGATCCCAGGGGAAATAGCCGCCATCTTCAATCCTGGGCTGGCCATTGATCAAAAAAAACGTTGCTAATTTCAGCCCGCGATTGGACACCAGACTCACAAACAACGAATCATGGCGCATGAAGGGCACCAGGATTTCCAGCAGACCATCATCATTGTAATCCAGGGTATAAATCACCTCAAGAATGCGACCAGCAAATATCGCCTGTTCAATCGTCTTGCCCTCGAACGTCATCAGCAGAATGAACGAACCATATTGGCCCTGCGCTATGGTCGTATCCACGGCGATGATTTCGGTGAAACCGTTTTTATCCAGGTCGGCCAAAAAAATTTGATCGCCTGCGATTGGCAACACGCTCTTGAATTGAGACGGTTGTTTATCGGGCTGCCAGATCGCTTGTTTGGCTGGCGAGCAGGCAAAACCAGCTAACAAAAGAGCTACAGAACAGCATCTAATGAATGCAATAAAACCTACTAATTCCCCCCCACACTGCTTTTGCTTGAATGCGAAACCCAATTGCTTCATGGAAAAGCCTGCTCAATTTGTTTTGATAAACTGGACCAATCTCAGCCACAAAACCGCTGATTCCAGGATGGTATGCCTGCGTTGCAAATGATGCGCCAGAATCAGAAAATTTGCTTGCTTATTAAATAATACCAACATCGGAATTAAGCTGAGAAAGATTTTTTTGCAGAAACCTCTCCGACTTGACCGGTCGCTGCTAGCGACCGGTCTGTCAGGCTGTGATTCTGGTACTGACCAGCTGGACAGGAGGGCTAAATTAGGTCGGCCAGATTTTTTTCCTTTGAATTAAAATCATCATGTCTAATAACCTGAATAGCTGCAAAAAATTTTAAAAAATCGCTTGAAATTTTGACCCATGAATGTTAAGTTAAATCTGCAATGGATTGCCTCAGAAAGCTAACTAGAACTCGCACACCTATCGAAACCTTTAGCACCTGAACCAGAACCTGAGACGGAAGCCAGATAACAGCCAGCCATTGCCTGGGGGAGCTTACGTTCTTTTATTCTAACAACCCAATGATTTAACTTGTGAACCAACCGAAAGGAGCACTATCATGAACCGATCGATTTTTTCACTGATCACTATTTTTTCACTGATCACTATCTTTTCACTGATCACTGCTCCCTGGGCCTTGTCCCAGGGCA
Protein-coding sequences here:
- a CDS encoding sigma-54 dependent transcriptional regulator, encoding MSAHGATILIVDDDRYVREGLREILHQHGYEIEEAYDGKIALDYLGQRSIDLMLLDLDMPRVNGMEVLRRVAADFPEIGVVIISGKGTIQLAVEATKLGAYDFLEKPLEMQRTLLTVRNAVEKLTLIRQRNRLVQEAQERYQMVGTGPAMQRIYHLIDRAAMSQSKVLIMGENGTGKELIARAIHHNGPRRSEPFVTVNCAAIPENLIESELFGHQKGAFTTAYTSHRGKFEQADRGTILLDEIGDASAQLQAKILRVLEDGAIDRVGGERPIPIDIQVIAATNKNITEKIAEGSFREDLYYRLNVITIEVPPLRERREDIPLLVDFFMKRCSEEKHLPAKKLERGVMKIFLDHDWPGNIRELRNTVERMIVLSDDDTISTREAWQALKKNAAKPSDSKGLTLHAAREQFEREFILNMLISNNWKILETANAMGIERTQLWKKMKQYGIEKQ
- a CDS encoding ATP-binding protein, which translates into the protein MKQLGFAFKQKQCGGELVGFIAFIRCCSVALLLAGFACSPAKQAIWQPDKQPSQFKSVLPIAGDQIFLADLDKNGFTEIIAVDTTIAQGQYGSFILLMTFEGKTIEQAIFAGRILEVIYTLDYNDDGLLEILVPFMRHDSLFVSLVSNRGLKLATFFLINGQPRIEDGGYFPWDPFVRGFYVRDLDQNGEKELITVITTGYARLPRGILVHSLQDGKRIGCKIVGSPPRDNFLDDFDGNGELEIICFGTAPDNGAVAGGFDDQHSYLITYELTPTPQIIRHQLVSSRFSNYWLSYTDMNGDGKKELLAWTECNSERITESKIVELNPVTFEEKKKWSYNRSLFSVITANLNRDQFPEIIALGSQREIIVLNNRFEEISFHRFPVHIHEIKNLSNSPPDGIDNIVVSSVGGDFLLNQQMRIRATFPEARCIGVVRRGDNLPPQLVLQGKNGFELGDLVPNRFYLFIRYSSWMWPIITTGLLIFLAVLANQLYLRCQLFNGIQSLVVESDPRGIVLFDHHLRIHQMNSTLQQWLAVPTVHGRHRRISDIFERFPDVVAFLEQTPSRPLRRDEKIVNITSNQKPAKFLIIVEPVPMKGRQKSWWLAIFLDQSRNEEIWQAKLWCQMAQKTAHDIKNPLTSIRLTLEHLQMYQQDLAPPVAEKFESGIKRIIERIESLRRISKNFMKFVNVDRLNPANTNLNEFLLEMVNGIRAGLPPDIQIDFKASANLPSIKIDQEAMQSVIENLVANAVNALPDGGKISVTTQFVEKLILPGNGSFPRDYALIEVLDTGIGIPEAELGHLFEPNFTRTEGGNGLGLAYVKKTIDDHQGYIEVASEPGAGTAFSLYLPVY
- a CDS encoding T9SS type A sorting domain-containing protein, coding for MKKLIIFSIAMSICLLTTVQAQNAHSTVFADNFDSYTAGTFPSSGGWYLRYNGAGNSYQVVVNSHSHSGSQSMQMKGAPGWTAQMEKSVTVQRHVIYWQAWVLPTGNDGGLGLINTNIPTTGNYGTVYFDFGKIYCQVGYDLNVEIDDFTPNQWYKIKVRYDHITKCIDVWINDIQKITRLQATNIYGDYYNAFYLFSEHDGNLYYFDDLELWYEENSDGLVAYYPFNGNANDESGNGNDGTVYGAMLTSDRLGRPQSAYEFDGIDDYILVPSSSSMNLRDSLTICAWVSFPTIPPGGSHILMKSDYPDTYEYGLNLNLYNNGAISASIGGFNVVNVEGNPVNTNTWYHIVATWQYPGLCKLYVNGELVNSVATSGNIDPHNCEFTMGRIRPETSGSSYQGIIDEVRLYRRVLSEAEVQQLYLEDGTPVELSSFTAEIGAGLVTLKWTTQSETENYGFQLYRSRSKDRDYQQITRTLIPGAGNSSQVHHYSFVDRDVMMGETYYYKLADVDFSGTIKFHGPIIVTLTAHPSGYLLEQNYPNPFNPTTTIAFSIRESGHVSLKIYDLQGKIVKTLIDGFSTAGAYRLSWDGTDHHGQKVVSGNYICVLKAGQFEQQRKMTFIK
- a CDS encoding GlsB/YeaQ/YmgE family stress response membrane protein codes for the protein MNSMETFLVLLIGLVAGWTDSQRQRICLAGNLIVGVIGALLGGFLSSLLDLKVVGIWEALTAALIGGIVLIWLNGLIKLK